In one window of Deinococcus aquiradiocola DNA:
- a CDS encoding aminoglycoside phosphotransferase family protein, translating to MPELEVGESIGWNHGEAQVYAARWQGRKAVLKRHRELRKHARERYGYAVWAHTGLLPELLQTDAERLELVLERVPAALALGQPQTEAMYRAAGVALRRLHDAAPRGLIFDDGRGDLQNLMDRYLPRAEGVLPDAQIREVARQARELLRGSFPGVVLRHADYTARNWLWDGTRLTVIDTEMARPGPAVLDVAKMINDLSVQENGEALLQAFQHGYGREWTPDEAQFLAAVRSLDALILAVWCHRHDDLDGFEKMRAILLRLVSAC from the coding sequence ATGCCGGAACTGGAAGTGGGCGAATCCATCGGCTGGAACCATGGAGAGGCGCAGGTGTATGCCGCCCGCTGGCAGGGGCGCAAGGCCGTGCTCAAGCGGCACCGGGAGCTGAGAAAACACGCCAGGGAGCGGTACGGGTACGCGGTCTGGGCACACACCGGGCTGCTTCCGGAGCTGCTCCAGACCGACGCTGAGCGACTGGAACTGGTGCTGGAGCGGGTTCCGGCTGCTTTGGCCCTCGGTCAGCCGCAGACCGAGGCAATGTACCGGGCGGCGGGCGTGGCCCTGAGGCGGCTGCACGACGCGGCCCCGCGCGGCCTGATCTTCGACGACGGGCGCGGCGACCTGCAGAACCTGATGGACCGCTACCTTCCGCGTGCAGAAGGCGTGCTGCCGGACGCGCAGATCCGGGAGGTGGCACGGCAGGCGCGTGAGCTGCTGCGCGGCTCCTTTCCCGGCGTGGTGCTGCGGCACGCCGACTACACCGCACGCAACTGGCTGTGGGACGGCACCCGGCTGACCGTCATCGACACCGAGATGGCCCGCCCCGGCCCCGCCGTGCTGGACGTGGCGAAGATGATCAACGACCTGAGCGTGCAGGAGAACGGCGAGGCCCTGCTGCAAGCCTTCCAGCACGGCTACGGACGCGAGTGGACGCCGGACGAAGCGCAGTTTCTGGCAGCTGTGCGGTCCCTCGACGCGCTGATCCTGGCGGTCTGGTGCCACCGGCACGACGACCTGGACGGCTTCGAGAAGATGCGCGCCATTCTGCTTCGCCTCGTATCAGCCTGTTAG
- a CDS encoding [LysW]-aminoadipate kinase, with protein MTQAAPTATHPTIIKVGGSAGIDYDAVCADIAALWKAGQRLVLVHGGSGETNRVAEALGHPPRFVTSPSGYTSRFTDRETLEIFEMVYCGKMNKGIVERLQRLGVNAVGLSGLDGRIFEGRHKDSVRIVENGKTKVLRGDHTGTVERVNTALIDLLLGAGYLPVLTPPASSYDGVAINVDGDRAAAALAVAMHADALLLLSNVPGLLRNYPDESSLITHIPAADVEQYLEFAQDRMKKKVLGAAEAVAGGVKRVIFGDARAGQPVSAALGGAGTVVS; from the coding sequence ATGACCCAGGCCGCCCCCACCGCCACCCACCCCACCATCATCAAAGTCGGCGGCAGCGCCGGCATCGACTACGACGCCGTCTGCGCCGACATCGCCGCCCTCTGGAAGGCCGGGCAGCGCCTCGTCCTCGTCCACGGCGGCAGCGGCGAAACCAACCGCGTCGCCGAAGCGCTCGGTCACCCCCCGCGCTTCGTCACCAGCCCCAGCGGCTACACCAGCCGCTTCACCGACCGTGAAACCCTCGAAATCTTCGAGATGGTCTACTGCGGCAAGATGAACAAAGGCATCGTCGAACGCCTCCAGCGCCTCGGCGTGAACGCCGTCGGCCTGTCCGGCCTCGACGGCCGCATCTTCGAGGGCCGCCACAAGGACAGCGTCCGCATCGTCGAGAACGGCAAGACCAAGGTCCTGCGCGGCGACCACACCGGCACCGTCGAACGCGTCAACACCGCCCTCATCGACCTGCTGCTCGGCGCGGGCTACCTGCCCGTCCTCACGCCGCCCGCCAGCAGCTACGACGGCGTCGCCATCAACGTCGACGGGGACCGCGCCGCCGCCGCCCTCGCCGTCGCCATGCACGCCGACGCCCTCCTGCTCCTCAGCAACGTGCCGGGCCTCCTGCGCAACTACCCCGACGAGAGCAGCCTCATCACGCACATCCCCGCCGCCGACGTGGAACAGTACCTGGAGTTCGCGCAGGACCGCATGAAGAAAAAAGTGCTCGGCGCGGCCGAAGCCGTCGCGGGCGGCGTGAAACGCGTCATCTTCGGAGACGCCCGCGCCGGACAGCCGGTCAGCGCCGCGCTCGGCGGAGCAGGCACGGTGGTGAGCTAA
- a CDS encoding pyridoxamine 5'-phosphate oxidase family protein → MSYYDPATRSPTLSRRPGNRRDDAWTAALLSRLQVCRVATRWDDWAFINPTTFVYRPATHDLIFHSNLAGRLRANADRAHDRDEHVCFEASEFGRLLPSNHPLELSIQYRSVIAFGPVTLLDGDDARHALTDLCARMFPQLRPGTDMKPISDDDLARTSVYRLQISEWSGKENWPDAADQTDEWPALSPHLLRPEDPTP, encoded by the coding sequence GTGAGCTACTACGACCCCGCCACGCGCTCCCCCACCCTGAGCCGCAGGCCCGGCAACCGCCGCGACGACGCGTGGACCGCGGCGCTGCTCTCACGCCTGCAGGTGTGCCGCGTCGCGACCCGCTGGGACGACTGGGCGTTCATCAACCCGACGACCTTCGTGTACCGGCCCGCCACGCACGACCTCATCTTTCATTCCAATCTGGCGGGCCGCCTGCGCGCCAACGCCGACCGCGCCCACGACCGCGACGAGCACGTGTGCTTCGAGGCGTCCGAGTTCGGCCGCCTGCTCCCGTCCAACCATCCGCTCGAACTGAGCATCCAGTACCGCTCCGTCATCGCGTTCGGGCCCGTCACGCTGCTGGACGGCGACGACGCCCGGCACGCCCTGACCGACCTGTGCGCCAGGATGTTCCCGCAGCTGCGGCCCGGCACCGACATGAAACCCATCAGCGACGACGACCTCGCCCGCACCAGCGTGTACCGCCTGCAGATCAGCGAGTGGAGCGGCAAGGAGAACTGGCCGGACGCGGCCGACCAGACGGACGAGTGGCCCGCCCTGTCCCCCCACCTGCTCCGCCCGGAGGACCCCACCCCATGA
- the yjjX gene encoding inosine/xanthosine triphosphatase, with translation MTPALSVVLGSTNPAKLKPVQAVFGDLYPGARVTGVNVPSGVPEQPVGEEETLAGAVNRARAAHAALPDATYGVGLEGGVRFDASGCWLFGAVAVTDGTRCEVGRTAELRLPPQVASRLRAGEELGPVMDALSGQHNIKQKAGTVGFLTGGLLSRADVWQMGLTLAMAPFLNADLFGR, from the coding sequence GTGACGCCCGCCCTGTCCGTCGTGCTCGGCTCCACCAACCCCGCCAAGCTGAAGCCCGTGCAGGCCGTGTTCGGGGACCTGTACCCCGGCGCGCGCGTGACGGGCGTGAACGTGCCGTCCGGCGTGCCGGAACAGCCGGTGGGGGAGGAGGAGACGCTGGCCGGCGCCGTGAACCGCGCGCGCGCAGCGCATGCCGCCCTGCCGGACGCCACGTACGGGGTGGGGCTGGAGGGCGGCGTGCGGTTCGACGCTTCCGGCTGCTGGCTGTTCGGCGCGGTGGCCGTCACGGACGGCACGCGCTGCGAGGTGGGCCGCACCGCCGAACTGCGCCTCCCGCCGCAGGTCGCGTCGCGCCTCCGGGCGGGCGAGGAGCTCGGGCCGGTCATGGACGCCCTGAGCGGCCAGCACAACATCAAGCAGAAGGCGGGCACGGTCGGCTTCCTGACGGGCGGGCTGCTGTCCCGCGCGGACGTGTGGCAGATGGGGCTGACGCTCGCCATGGCGCCCTTCCTGAACGCGGACCTGTTCGGGCGCTGA
- a CDS encoding DinB family protein has protein sequence MTPPPTRPQPGDHSEFHARYVNLVPETDVLAAMQAQAPVTRAALLAFADRPDHAYAPGKWTVRQVLGHMTDTERVFGYRALSFARADTSPLPGFEQDDWMATTDFGTYRLPDLLTEFETVRAGHLSWLTHLPDAAWEGRGVASGQSVTVRSLAFMLLGHERAHLQILQERYR, from the coding sequence ATGACCCCACCCCCCACCCGACCGCAACCCGGCGACCACAGCGAATTCCACGCCCGCTACGTGAACCTCGTGCCCGAAACGGACGTGCTGGCCGCCATGCAGGCGCAGGCGCCCGTCACGCGCGCCGCCCTGCTGGCCTTCGCGGACCGGCCGGACCACGCCTACGCGCCCGGCAAGTGGACGGTCCGGCAGGTGCTGGGCCACATGACCGACACTGAACGCGTCTTCGGATACCGCGCCCTGTCGTTCGCGCGGGCCGACACCTCTCCCCTGCCCGGCTTCGAGCAGGACGACTGGATGGCGACCACCGACTTCGGCACGTACCGCCTGCCGGACCTGCTGACCGAATTCGAGACGGTACGTGCAGGCCACCTGTCGTGGCTGACCCACCTGCCGGACGCCGCCTGGGAGGGCCGGGGCGTGGCGAGCGGGCAGAGCGTCACCGTGCGCTCCCTCGCCTTCATGCTGCTCGGGCACGAGCGGGCACACCTGCAGATCCTGCAGGAACGCTACCGCTGA
- a CDS encoding phytoene desaturase family protein: MRTRPAAVVVGSGPNGLAAGITLARAGWRVTLHEGAGRVGGALGSEALTLPGFVHDVGSAIHPLGVASPFMRSLPLARFGLEWVQPPAALAHPLEDGAVLMYRSLEETAAGLGADEGAYLRLMRPLVDGWHGLLDDTLRPLLHVPAHPVTLARFGLRALPGVSTLARAAFRTPQARALLAGLAAHSGLPLSVPGTSAFGLMLGVTGHAVGWPFPRGGAQSFADALAGLFTELGGEIRLNAPVTDLRDLPDVDAVLLDTSVPGFVRLAGDALPGAVAAKLARFRPGPGAFKVDYALSGPVPWRDPRTALAGTVHLGGTLEELELAERAPHEGRVAARPYVLVAQQSLFDRTRVPGAGETLWAYVHVPNGFEGDALAELEGQLERFAPGFASRVLARHVSTPAALQGWNPNLRGGDVGGGANTLWQVLARPVLSAVPYRTPLRGVYLCSASTPPGGGVHGMAGFLAARAAMHDRR, translated from the coding sequence ATGCGAACCCGTCCTGCTGCTGTCGTTGTGGGGTCCGGACCGAACGGTCTGGCGGCCGGAATCACGCTCGCGCGCGCAGGATGGCGCGTCACGCTGCACGAGGGGGCAGGCCGGGTGGGCGGCGCGCTCGGCAGTGAGGCGCTGACGCTGCCGGGCTTCGTGCATGACGTGGGGAGCGCCATTCACCCGCTGGGGGTGGCGTCGCCGTTCATGCGGTCCCTGCCGCTCGCCCGCTTCGGGCTGGAGTGGGTGCAGCCGCCCGCCGCGCTCGCTCACCCCCTGGAGGACGGCGCGGTCCTGATGTACCGCAGCCTGGAGGAGACGGCGGCGGGCCTGGGCGCGGACGAGGGCGCGTACCTGCGCCTGATGCGGCCCCTGGTGGACGGGTGGCACGGCCTGCTGGACGACACGCTCCGGCCGCTGCTGCACGTCCCGGCGCACCCGGTGACGCTCGCGCGCTTCGGGCTGCGGGCGCTGCCGGGCGTGTCGACGCTGGCGCGCGCGGCGTTCAGGACGCCGCAGGCGCGGGCGCTGCTGGCGGGCCTGGCGGCGCATTCGGGCCTGCCGCTGTCCGTGCCGGGCACGTCGGCGTTCGGGTTGATGCTGGGCGTGACGGGGCACGCGGTCGGGTGGCCGTTCCCGCGTGGGGGCGCGCAGTCGTTCGCGGACGCGCTCGCGGGCCTGTTCACCGAGCTGGGCGGCGAGATCCGCCTGAACGCGCCCGTGACGGACCTGCGCGACCTGCCGGACGTGGACGCGGTGCTGCTCGATACGTCCGTGCCGGGCTTCGTGCGGCTCGCGGGCGACGCGCTGCCGGGCGCCGTGGCGGCGAAACTGGCGCGCTTCCGGCCGGGACCGGGGGCATTCAAGGTGGATTACGCGCTGTCGGGACCGGTGCCGTGGCGGGACCCGCGCACGGCACTGGCCGGGACGGTGCACCTGGGTGGCACACTGGAGGAGCTGGAGCTGGCGGAGCGCGCGCCGCACGAGGGGCGGGTGGCGGCGCGGCCGTACGTGCTGGTGGCGCAGCAGAGCCTGTTCGACCGGACGCGCGTGCCGGGGGCGGGGGAGACGCTGTGGGCGTACGTGCACGTCCCGAACGGGTTCGAGGGAGACGCGCTCGCGGAGCTGGAGGGGCAGCTGGAGCGCTTCGCGCCGGGCTTCGCGTCGCGGGTGCTGGCGCGGCACGTGAGTACGCCTGCGGCCCTGCAGGGCTGGAATCCGAACCTGCGGGGCGGGGACGTGGGGGGCGGCGCGAACACGCTGTGGCAGGTGCTGGCGCGGCCGGTGCTGAGTGCCGTGCCGTACCGGACGCCGCTGCGGGGCGTGTACCTGTGCAGCGCGAGTACGCCGCCGGGCGGCGGGGTGCACGGCATGGCGGGCTTCCTGGCGGCGCGGGCCGCGATGCACGACCGGCGCTGA
- a CDS encoding GNAT family N-acetyltransferase, producing MTRPDPAAGPPSPAAHLRELTGADVARGYAAMHALRGHRPPLATPDAFVRWVGTHPEGYRLVGAFVDGDADAAAVMGVRVMTLLYAGRTLYVDDLSTRPEYRGRGLARALLDWAQAEARALDCEELHLDSGVQRFPAHRLYLKFGFDIGAHHFSKGLT from the coding sequence ATGACCCGCCCGGACCCCGCCGCAGGCCCACCGTCCCCCGCCGCGCACCTGCGCGAACTGACTGGCGCGGACGTGGCGCGCGGGTACGCCGCCATGCACGCCCTGCGCGGTCACCGTCCGCCGCTCGCCACGCCGGACGCGTTCGTCCGCTGGGTCGGCACGCACCCGGAAGGGTACCGGCTGGTGGGTGCGTTTGTGGACGGCGACGCGGACGCGGCCGCCGTGATGGGTGTGCGCGTCATGACGCTGCTGTACGCGGGCCGCACCCTGTACGTCGACGACCTCAGCACCCGCCCCGAGTACCGTGGGCGCGGCCTGGCACGCGCCCTGCTGGACTGGGCGCAGGCGGAGGCGCGCGCGCTGGACTGCGAGGAACTGCACCTCGATTCGGGCGTGCAGCGGTTCCCGGCGCACCGGCTGTACCTGAAGTTCGGGTTCGACATCGGCGCGCACCACTTCTCCAAGGGGCTGACGTGA